In the Sandaracinaceae bacterium genome, one interval contains:
- a CDS encoding tetratricopeptide repeat protein, producing the protein MVLVAVDVRVRVVLVALVFVAGLAWTPTLQAQAVSPATDNEEEARALFIAGRSAFDQGRFEEALSHFKRSYELSGRPELLYNIGTAADRVGRLEEAITAFRSYLEGSPDSPRRPQIEARLEVLDQQLANQRALEQRAGVAPSPEDAARAAMGRPAGPAGADLSDTDESGRSRGLTIGLVSASVVVVAVVVVLSVVLTGRESQPNYTVRGDSGNVILTLRGAP; encoded by the coding sequence ATGGTGCTGGTGGCAGTCGATGTGCGGGTCAGGGTGGTTCTCGTAGCACTGGTGTTCGTGGCGGGGCTCGCCTGGACCCCCACGCTGCAAGCGCAAGCCGTGAGCCCAGCGACCGACAACGAAGAAGAGGCCCGAGCGCTCTTCATCGCGGGGCGGAGCGCGTTCGATCAGGGGCGGTTCGAGGAGGCGCTGAGCCACTTCAAGCGTTCCTACGAGCTCAGCGGTCGACCTGAGCTGCTCTACAACATCGGCACCGCAGCCGACCGCGTCGGCCGACTCGAGGAGGCGATCACCGCCTTCCGTTCCTATCTCGAGGGCAGCCCCGATTCCCCCAGGCGGCCCCAAATCGAGGCTCGGTTGGAGGTGTTGGATCAGCAGCTCGCCAACCAACGCGCGCTCGAACAGCGAGCGGGCGTCGCGCCCTCGCCCGAGGATGCCGCACGCGCCGCGATGGGCAGGCCCGCGGGACCGGCCGGCGCGGACCTCTCCGATACCGACGAGAGTGGACGATCGAGGGGCCTCACGATCGGTCTGGTGAGCGCGAGCGTCGTCGTCGTCGCCGTCGTCGTCGTCCTGAGCGTCGTGCTCACCGGCCGCGAGTCGCAGCCCAACTACACGGTGCGTGGTGACAGCGGCAACGTGATCTTGACGCTGCGAGGGGCACCATGA